TTATTCCTGAATCTTCATTTCTGATAATATAAAGCGGATTGTAAGCTCCTGAGAATTGTAACTCAAGTGTTTCATCATCAATTATGTAGAATGCAATGTCCATGCCGTCTTTTTGTTCACCGTCTTTGCCTTCTTGTTTAAGTGATTTTTTTATTTTTGCCCTTAATCTATTTAGCATTTCGCCTGAATTATCAAGGCTTCTGCGAGTAACGACTTCGTTTAAGAATGAACTTCCGAGCATACTCATAAATGCTCCGGGTACACCATGTCCGGTACAATCGGCAACAGCAACAATTGTAAAATTTTTGATTTGTTTTATCCAATAAAAATCACCACTTACAATATCACGAGGTTTGAACAGTATAAAATGTTCAGGCAGAACTTCATTGATAAACTCTTCTGAAGGTAACACTGCTTTTTGGATGCGTTTGGCGTAGTTTATACTTGAAATTATTTCTTCTTTTTGTTCATTGGCATGGTCACGTTGAATTTCAATTTCTTCTTTTTGGGTATTTACTTCTTCAATAAGCTGATGTAATTCTTCATTTTTCTCTTCAATTTCATGTTTTTGATAATTGACTTTAACAAGAGTATCTTTTAATTTATCTTCGGCACGTTTTCTTAAAACAACTTCTTTTTGAAATTCTCGACTCCAAATAAGATAGCTTAAAACAAAAAAGATACTTCCTGTGAACAGCAGTTCATTTGCCCCGGGGTATTGCATTAATTTAAATAAGATGCCGATAATTAATCCAATTTTCCCGATTAAATCCGAAAGACTTAATATGACTGCATTTCTTGAATCGCGAGCATAATATTTCCATTTTTCGAACTTGTTGATAAATGCCAAAGGCCCGACCAAAAAAGCCAACATAAAACTTCCTGATACAATAAAAATACCAGCTCCGGGTAAATGAAATATTTTGAAAAATATTCCAAAACCAATAATTGAAAAACTTAATATATTAAAAATTGTGATTGTCTTTTTCCGTGATTTATCAGGTTTATTAAAAAACATAAACGGAATTCCTATAGTAGCAAAAAATAAAATCAAAAGCGAAGACGGAATAATAATTGAATCATCATTTTTTTCAGTTGTAAATAAGTACAGCATTAATAAAATGATTAAGATAATGCTAATTCCAAATGATATAAGTCCGGCTTTTTTTGTATGTTTATAATTTTGTATTTTCTTCATAAATTTTGTTTTGTATTAAAATTTACCAACTGTTTCTTTTGAATTGAATATCCAAAAATGTTAAATCCCGGTGCTAAAACTTTTTAATTCATAAATTCTTTATATTCCTTCCATCACCTCCCAAAGCTTATCAAATTCCCTGCCGTATGCTTTTGCAACATCTTTACTGTCGGTTATTAAGATGTTTTCATAGTTTTTTGTTTCAGCACTGCGAGTCCAATTGTAACTTCCGGTAATTGTTATTGTATCGTCAATTACTGCAAATTTATGGTGCATGTGGGCAGAAGTAGTATCCAATTTAACATCTATTCCCAACTTAGCAATATAATCAATATCGTTGCCCATATCATAGCGCTTATCGTTATCGGAAATAATCTTTATGTTTACTCCGTTTAATTGCATCTCTTTTACAGCATCCACAATTCGATTATCACTGATAGTAAAAACGCAGATTTTTGCTTTTCTCTTTGCATTTCTTAATGTGTCAACAATAGCGTTTAAGCAATCGGTTCCGGGGCTGAAATATATTTTTGTCATTGCCTTTTAGTAAAATAGTAATTTAGTAAAATAGTGAATTAGGGTGTTTGGATTTTGAAAATAATTATCCGATTTACAATCGGCTTTATTTGGTTCTGAATTCTTTAGTTTGTTTGAAAATTTCTTCCAAAACAGCTTGTTCAATTTCATCTAATTCCAAACCGCGTCGTTCCATAACCAATCTCGCTGTTTCAAATGCTTTATTTAATTTATATGTTGCAAAACCGGATGATCCGCCCCATGAAAATGACGGTATAAAATTTCGCGGGAATCCGGAACCGAAGATATTTGCACTGACGCCAACTACTGTTCCGGTATTAAACATGGTATTAATTCCGCATTTTGAATGGTCGCCCATAATTAAACCGCAAAATTGCAGTCCTGAATTAATGAAACCTTTCTTTCCGTAATTCCAAAGTTTAACATCAGCATAATTATTTTTTAAATTTGAGTTATTAGTATCTGCTCCCAAGTTGCACCACTCTCCTATTACTGAATTTCCGAGAAAACCGTCATGCCCTTTATTTGAATAACCTAAAATTACAGAATTATTCACCTCCCCTCCTACTTTGGAATAAGGTCCTATCGTAGTAGGTCCGTATATTTTTGCTCCTATTTTTAATACCGAATCTTCGCATAATGCCATAGAACCTCTGACAATTGAACCTTCCATAATTTCAGCATTTTTACCGATATAAATATAACCTCCTTTCGGATTTAAAGTTGCAAATTCAACTTTTGCACCTTCTTCCAAAAAGATGTTATTTATTTCAACAGCATTTACTGTTTTGCTTAACTTTTCAGATGTTTTTCCTTTTGTAAGTATTTTAAAATCTTTCTCAATTTCCTCTCCGTTCATCCTGAAGATATCCCAGGGATATTGTATTTGTTTAAAATCAGTTTCAGATTCAATCAGTTCAAAATCTTTAATAATATTAAAGTCAACGGTATCTACTCTGAAACCTTTTATAACAGCTGCAACAGGGACAGAATCCTTTATTAATAATTGTCCTGTTTCTAATTGTTTTATTTCTTTAATCAATTCTTTATTCGGAAGAATTGACCCGTTTATCAATAAATTATCATTTTCAACCTTTACAGGAAACTTTGCTCTGATATAATCTTCAGATAAACATGAAACAATTTTATTCAAATGATGTTCCCATTTTTCTTTAATTTTTAAGATGCCGATTCTTATATGACTTACAGGCCTTGTAAATGTAACGGGTAAAAGGTTCTCCCTGCTGAATTGTCCGAAAAGTATAGTGTTCATTATCTGATTTTTTTGGAATTTATAATCCTGCTAATTTACTTTAAAAATACAAAAAATAAAAAATAAAAAAAGCCCTGCATGTGCAGAGCTTCATAATTATTTATAAACCGATAAAATTTACTTTGTTTTCTTTTTATAACGTTGATTAAATTTATCAACACGTCCTGCAGAATCAACAAATTTCATTTGACCTGTGTAGAAAGGATGTGAACTGCTTGATATCTCCATTTTAATAAGCGGAAATTCAACACCTTCAACTTCTATAGTTTCTGAAGTATTAACTGTAGATTTTGTAATTGTAATTTGTTCATTCGACATGTCCTTAAATACAACGTCTCTGTAATTACCGGGATGTATCTCTTTTTTCATTTGAATAATTTTTCTGATTTCGGCTTGCAAAGTTAGAAATCTTTATTTATAGGGCAAAAATATTTTAATCTTTTTCTTTAAATATTTACTTTTACAGAAATTAATAACTTAAGTTTGTTAAATCCTTAAATTCGCAAGCGTGGCACGATACTTTGATTATTAGTGATTTAAGATAAAAAACATAAAATTATCATAATGATACAAAATTATAAAGCTGCAACAGATAATATTCAAAATGAATTAAAACAATATTTGATAAACAGTAAACTCAAATCATTGATATTAGGAGTTTCGGGAGGAATTGACAGTGCATTAACGGCAGCATTGGCTCGCCCTGTCTGCGATGAACTTGGAGTTACTTTATTTTGCAGAAGTATAACTATTTCAACCAATAAACAGGATGAGATTTATAGAGCAAAAAATGTTGGTGAAACTTTCGGACATGATTTTAAAGAAGTTGATCTTTCAGAAACATTTGATAACATTATTCCCGAAATTGTTGAAGATTTTGATATTATTGATAAAGAAGATTTCGGATTTAAAATCAGGCAAGGAAATGTAAAAGCCAGAATGCGAATGATGTATTTGTATGAATTAGCTGCAAAACATAAAGGTATGGTTTTATCAACAGATAACTATACGGAGTTATTGTTAGGTTTTTGGACCTTACACGGAGATGTGGGTGATTACGGTATGCTTCAAAATATTTGGAAAACAGAAGTTTATGCTATGTCTGAATACTTGGTAATGAACACAGAAGACCCGAAAATGTCAATTGCTTTAGACGAATGTATTGATGCCATACCGACTGACGGTTTAGGGATTACAAACAGTGATTTAGATCAAATAGGTGCTTCTTCTTATCAAGAAGTAGATCAAATATTGATTAAGTATTTAAAGAATCCTAATAATAAAGATGTATTAAATCATAAAGTTGTTCAACGAAAAATTGCTTCCGAATTTAAGCGTAATAATCCTTTTAATATTCCGAGAGAGAAGATTACTGATGTGGCTTATTTTTAGACTTTTTCAAGACTTGCCAAGTTTTAAAACTTGGCAAGTCTGAAAATCAGAATTCTTTCAAAGCTTCACAGACTTTTTGGATTGGTAAGCCCATGACATTGAAATAGGAGCCTTTAATCTTTTCTATACATGTGAGGCCTATCCATTCTTGGATGCCGTATGCTCCGGCTTTATCAAAAGGTTTATAATTGTTGATGTAGTAATTTATCTCTTCATCAGACATTTCTTTGAAATATACATCTGTTGATGAAGAAAAAGATATTGATTTATCGGCAGATATAATTGTTACTCCGGTGATGACTTTATGTTTTTTTCCGGATAATGATCGAATCATTTGAAATGCTTCTTCATGATCTTTTGGTTTGCCGAGTATTTTATTGTTTAAACAAACAATGGTATCCGCAGTAATAAGAACGGTATTTTCGGATATTTGATCTTTGTATGCATTTGCTTTATATTCAGCGAGATAAACGGCAGCTTCTTCATTTGAAATATGTTTGGGAATCTTTTCAGTCAGTTTTTTTGAATTGATAATTTCAAATTCAAAACCTGCATCTTCCATTAATTGTTTTCTGCGAGGTGATTTTGATGCGAGCAATAATTTTTTATTTGATATATTTTTCATCTATCCAATTCTCTGTCTTATTTCCTGATAAACGTTCAAAGTGTTTTATGTTTCGGGTTACAATTATCATATTGTTTGCTATTGCCGAACATCCAATCAGCATATCAAATTCAGCAATTAATTTTCCAATTTTCTTTAATCTGACTTTTTCAATTGCATAAGTTTCAAAACTACTGTTTATCAACACAATATTTTGTTCTATCAGTTTATAAAAATGCTTAAATACCTGTCTGTTTAGTTCTTTTTTTGTTTCAACACTATTTTCAACACCAAATAATAATTCAAGTATAGTAATTTCAGAAACAAAGCAATTCTCAAAACCAATATCCCGAATTTTTTTGTCTAAATTGTATTCTCCCTTTAAAAAGTGAATACAGATGTTAGTATCAAGTAAATACTTTTTCATAATTCAATTTCTCGTGGTTTGTCATTACGAGCAGAATATATTTCATTTATTATTTCTTCACCGGTTTTATCAGATTGCCAACTGCCAAAAAGAGAAAAAAAGTCATCTGTTTTTTCTTTTTGATTATCTTTAAGATCAAGCTTTAACAGAATGTTGCTGTATTTAGCAAGGAAATAATTTTCCTTTTTAAGAAGAGAATTAAGGTCAAATCGTTTTAACAAATCATTCCAAAATTCAATAGGAATAATTACTGCTTCTTCTTTTCCTTTTTCTTTGTATATGTATTTTATATCCATCATGATTTCTTTTTCCTATAAATATACGAAATAATAGTGTAATATTATATTTTTTATATTATTTTATTCAGATATTAATGTGTTAATAATAAAAGTTATACCAAACAACCAATGCGTACAGTACTCCAAACAGCATGATTAATTTGGATAAATTTCCGGCTGATTTCCAATCATTTTTTTCTTTGGCTTTATATATCTTATAAACCAAGTATAAATTAGGAATAATCAATAAAATAAATATATATATCATAGAAATATAATCTATTACTTCCGGAATAAAAACATACTTAAAGTAAGAAAAAATAATCAAAATAATAATAATAAAACTGACAGAGATTGTAACTGCCTTTGTGGTTTTCAGACCTGCAACAACAGGAAGAGAGCGGCTTCCGTATGCATTATCTCCTTCAAAATCTTCAGCGTCTTTTATAATCTCTCGGTTCAAGGTTGTTATAAATGCAAATACTGAAAATCCCATAATCCAAAAGAAGACATCATAAAAATTTTCACCAATCCTTAAAAGGACTTCAGTGTATTTTGCATTTAACGGCGGAATTTCATATAATACTGTCATTAGCGGAACAAGAGCAGTTAGTATTGCTACTATAATGTTACCGATTAAAAACATTTTTTTGTATGAAGAAGAATAAAACCACAGTAATCCTGTGATTAGCACGTATATATAAACCAATTTCCAAAGATTAATTTGCAGGGAGATATAAAATCCGAGAACAATACCCACAATGTTAAGTACAATATGTAATGTCATTGCAGAACGTCTTTTGATATGTTTTCCGACAACAACTGTTTTTGGGCGATTTAACAAATCTGTTTTTGTATCAAAATAATCATTGATAACATATCCCGCAGCAGCTAATATTACAGTTGTTAACACTAATAAGAAAAAATTAAAATCACTGAATTGCGATTCAAAACCTTTGGATTCAAGCATCGGAAAAATTACTGCGTATCTCATTAAATACTGGGTAAATGCTATAATCAATAAATTTTTAGCTCTTATTAATTTAAGAATATTTAATAACATAATAACTATTTTTTAATTCATCAATTTACAAATATAAATAAAATTTGATACTTGTTATTTTTTATATATTTGCAGTTTAATTTAAATTTCAGAATATGAAAAGAGCATTATTATCAGTTTTAATAATTTTAAGCATAAGTTTTCAAGCATGTGAAAAGAAAACTGTTGAAGAAGAAAAACCTACAGTTAAAGAAATTAAAGTTACAGCTATTTCAGGCAGTCCGGATGTAATTGGATTACAATGGGATAATATTGAAGGTGTTTTTTGGTATTTTGTTTCTTATGCAAAAACAGGTGAAGAATTAGTGGAACAAGCAGGATTTCAAGATACTGAAAACTCATCAATAAATTATTTAATTGAAAATTTAGAAGCTGAAACAGAATATGATATTATTGTAAAAGGTAAAGATTATTTATCAGGGGGTGAATTGATAGCAGAAAGCAGATTGATTACAATATCAACTCAAGCTGAATTGTAAGTTATTTATATATCCAACTCAATCAACGTAATCCCGGTTCCGCCAGCTTCAATTCTTTCATCTTTGTATTTCTTAACTATTGGTTGTGTTCGAAGGTAATCTCTGATTACTTCTCTTAAAACCCCGGTTCCTGTACCGTGAAGTATTTTTAAATGACTGTTTTGATTGACAATTGCATCATCAATATATCTTGAAACTGCATGCAAAGCATCTTCTGCACGCTTGCCTCTTACATCAAGTTGTTCAAAAATATTTTTACTGTCATAAAAAGGAGATAATTTTTATACATTTACCAAATGAAATTTATAGGTGATTTCCATATTCACTCGCATTATTCACGTGCAACAAGCAAGCAACTTATTCCCGAATATTTAGACTTTTGGGCAAGAATAAAAGGTATAACGATTGTAGGTACCGGAGATTTTACTCACCCCGGATGGCTCAATGAATTGAAAGAAAAACTTGAACCCGCCGAACAGGGACTTTTTAAACTTAAAGATGAATTAAAAATAAATGATTTTATAAGTAACAAAAAAATAATTAATTCACAAGTTCGATTTATTTTAACTTCCGAAATAAGTAATATTTATAAAAAAACCGGCAAAGTAAGAAAAGTACATAACCTTATTTTTGCTCCTGATTTTGAAACTGTTGAAAAAATACAAAACAAACTCATAAATCTGAATTTTAACATAAAATCAGACGGACGGCCTATTCTCGGTTTAGATTCACGCGATTTGTTAGACATGGTTCTGAATATATCAGACGATTGTTTTTTTGTTCCTGCTCATATTTGGACACCGTGGTTCTCGGCACTCGGCTCAAAATCGGGATTCGACAGTATTGACGAATGTTTCGGCGATTTATCGAAATATATTTATGCCGTTG
This sequence is a window from Bacteroidales bacterium. Protein-coding genes within it:
- a CDS encoding Maf family nucleotide pyrophosphatase encodes the protein MKNISNKKLLLASKSPRRKQLMEDAGFEFEIINSKKLTEKIPKHISNEEAAVYLAEYKANAYKDQISENTVLITADTIVCLNNKILGKPKDHEEAFQMIRSLSGKKHKVITGVTIISADKSISFSSSTDVYFKEMSDEEINYYINNYKPFDKAGAYGIQEWIGLTCIEKIKGSYFNVMGLPIQKVCEALKEF
- a CDS encoding GlmU family protein — encoded protein: MNTILFGQFSRENLLPVTFTRPVSHIRIGILKIKEKWEHHLNKIVSCLSEDYIRAKFPVKVENDNLLINGSILPNKELIKEIKQLETGQLLIKDSVPVAAVIKGFRVDTVDFNIIKDFELIESETDFKQIQYPWDIFRMNGEEIEKDFKILTKGKTSEKLSKTVNAVEINNIFLEEGAKVEFATLNPKGGYIYIGKNAEIMEGSIVRGSMALCEDSVLKIGAKIYGPTTIGPYSKVGGEVNNSVILGYSNKGHDGFLGNSVIGEWCNLGADTNNSNLKNNYADVKLWNYGKKGFINSGLQFCGLIMGDHSKCGINTMFNTGTVVGVSANIFGSGFPRNFIPSFSWGGSSGFATYKLNKAFETARLVMERRGLELDEIEQAVLEEIFKQTKEFRTK
- a CDS encoding type B 50S ribosomal protein L31, which encodes MKKEIHPGNYRDVVFKDMSNEQITITKSTVNTSETIEVEGVEFPLIKMEISSSSHPFYTGQMKFVDSAGRVDKFNQRYKKKTK
- the nadE gene encoding NAD(+) synthase; the protein is MIQNYKAATDNIQNELKQYLINSKLKSLILGVSGGIDSALTAALARPVCDELGVTLFCRSITISTNKQDEIYRAKNVGETFGHDFKEVDLSETFDNIIPEIVEDFDIIDKEDFGFKIRQGNVKARMRMMYLYELAAKHKGMVLSTDNYTELLLGFWTLHGDVGDYGMLQNIWKTEVYAMSEYLVMNTEDPKMSIALDECIDAIPTDGLGITNSDLDQIGASSYQEVDQILIKYLKNPNNKDVLNHKVVQRKIASEFKRNNPFNIPREKITDVAYF
- a CDS encoding SpoIIE family protein phosphatase, whose product is MKKIQNYKHTKKAGLISFGISIILIILLMLYLFTTEKNDDSIIIPSSLLILFFATIGIPFMFFNKPDKSRKKTITIFNILSFSIIGFGIFFKIFHLPGAGIFIVSGSFMLAFLVGPLAFINKFEKWKYYARDSRNAVILSLSDLIGKIGLIIGILFKLMQYPGANELLFTGSIFFVLSYLIWSREFQKEVVLRKRAEDKLKDTLVKVNYQKHEIEEKNEELHQLIEEVNTQKEEIEIQRDHANEQKEEIISSINYAKRIQKAVLPSEEFINEVLPEHFILFKPRDIVSGDFYWIKQIKNFTIVAVADCTGHGVPGAFMSMLGSSFLNEVVTRRSLDNSGEMLNRLRAKIKKSLKQEGKDGEQKDGMDIAFYIIDDETLELQFSGAYNPLYIIRNEDSGIKNDKLRETEKIKIYSDIHSSENSIIEIKADRQPIAIHLIEKEFETQHFQLQKGDCLYTFSDGYADQFGGEKGGKFKTKNFKNLLLTISEKPMPEQKQILNKHFEDWRGNIDQIDDVIVVGIRI
- a CDS encoding FAM83 family protein; the encoded protein is MTKIYFSPGTDCLNAIVDTLRNAKRKAKICVFTISDNRIVDAVKEMQLNGVNIKIISDNDKRYDMGNDIDYIAKLGIDVKLDTTSAHMHHKFAVIDDTITITGSYNWTRSAETKNYENILITDSKDVAKAYGREFDKLWEVMEGI
- a CDS encoding PIN domain-containing protein, giving the protein MKKYLLDTNICIHFLKGEYNLDKKIRDIGFENCFVSEITILELLFGVENSVETKKELNRQVFKHFYKLIEQNIVLINSSFETYAIEKVRLKKIGKLIAEFDMLIGCSAIANNMIIVTRNIKHFERLSGNKTENWIDEKYIK
- a CDS encoding Smr/MutS family protein, yielding MHAVSRYIDDAIVNQNSHLKILHGTGTGVLREVIRDYLRTQPIVKKYKDERIEAGGTGITLIELDI
- a CDS encoding geranylgeranylglycerol-phosphate geranylgeranyltransferase produces the protein MLLNILKLIRAKNLLIIAFTQYLMRYAVIFPMLESKGFESQFSDFNFFLLVLTTVILAAAGYVINDYFDTKTDLLNRPKTVVVGKHIKRRSAMTLHIVLNIVGIVLGFYISLQINLWKLVYIYVLITGLLWFYSSSYKKMFLIGNIIVAILTALVPLMTVLYEIPPLNAKYTEVLLRIGENFYDVFFWIMGFSVFAFITTLNREIIKDAEDFEGDNAYGSRSLPVVAGLKTTKAVTISVSFIIIILIIFSYFKYVFIPEVIDYISMIYIFILLIIPNLYLVYKIYKAKEKNDWKSAGNLSKLIMLFGVLYALVVWYNFYY
- a CDS encoding fibronectin type III domain-containing protein yields the protein MKRALLSVLIILSISFQACEKKTVEEEKPTVKEIKVTAISGSPDVIGLQWDNIEGVFWYFVSYAKTGEELVEQAGFQDTENSSINYLIENLEAETEYDIIVKGKDYLSGGELIAESRLITISTQAEL